From Dasypus novemcinctus isolate mDasNov1 chromosome 8, mDasNov1.1.hap2, whole genome shotgun sequence, the proteins below share one genomic window:
- the LOC101419758 gene encoding interferon alpha-2, translating to MALPVSVLKTLLMLCSIPACLGCDLPLIYGHQEPFMLLHQMGRLSILSCLKDRTDFQFPQELVDGNQLDKMHATTLLHEVVQQIFNLFSTSGSLATWDDTLLDRFLIGLHQQLDNLETCLGKEKEVDQTHLGSENSRLAVKRYFQGISQYLIEKQDSPCAWEVVRVEIRKCFLFINKLQGNLRK from the coding sequence ATGGCCCTCCCAGTCTCTGTGCTGAAGACTCTGCTGATGCTGTGCTCCATCCCTGCCTGTCTGGGCTGTGACCTGCCACTGATCTATGGCCACCAGGAGCCCTTCATGCTGTTGCATCAAATGGGGAGACTCTCCATTCTGTCATGTCTGAAGGACAGGACCGACTTCCAATTTCCTCAGGAACTCGTGGATGGGAACCAGTTGGACAAGATGCATGCCACCACTCTCCTGCATGAGGTGGTCCAGCAAATCTTCAACCTCTTCAGTACAAGTGGCTCTCTTGCGACCTGGGATGACACCCTGCTGGACAGATTCCTCATTGGACTTCATCAGCAGCTGGATAACCTGGAGACATgtttggggaaggaaaaggaggtgGATCAGACACACCTGGGAAGTGAGAATTCCAGACTGGCTGTGAAGAGGTACTTCCAAGGCATCAGTCAGTATCTGATAGAGAAGCAAGACAGTCCCTGTGCCTGGGAGGTTGTCAGGGTTGAAATCAGAAAGTGCTTTCTCTTCATTAACAAGCTCCAAGGAAACCTCAGGAAATAA